CGCTCAACTCCAGCTACGCGCTTCCTGGGACTAAGGCGTCATCAGGTGTTACCTGCATCTGGCCTCGTCCCAGTCCAGCGGGGCGTACCCCGCAGTCCGGTCATCGTGCCGGACGGGCGTATCCGCCGGAGCCGCCCGGGAGCGAAGTGACGAGCTTCGCCCGCGGGAACCGCCCTCGCCCCACCGGCCGCTGTCACCCGGCCGGCGTCCTTGTGCGAAATAAAAAAGAGCGAGGAAGGTGCGTCGTGTAACGCAAATGGGGACGTCTAGTCAAGCATTTTTTTGGGGCCTATATCTCAGTTGACATTGATTAAATAGTGTGATTTAAAGGGGTTACACGCGAACTAGAGGCAGATGACCATGCTTAAGCAGTTCAAAACACTAGCGGATTTATATCACGCTTTCCGTGACAATAATGTCGCCTTGGCGCATTTCCGTACCATCCGCTGGCGAAATGGGGAATTTTGTCCTCACTGCGGGCACCACGAGATTTACTACCCGAAAAAGGGCGCGCGGTTTGCCTGCGCTCAATGCGGGGAACGGTTTTCAATCCTTACCGGCACGATTTTCGAGAACACGAAGCTGCCCTTGAAAGTCTGGTTCGGGGCAATCTGGCTTATCTCAAACCATCCGAAGGGTATTGCTAGCACCACGCTCGCCCGCGATCTTGGCATTACCCAAAAGTCCGCGTGGTTCATTCTTCATCGGCTGCGCCATGCCGCCCGCACTCAATCATTCAATACTCCCCCATTGAAGGGAACGGTGGAGATCGACGAAACTTTTGTAGGTGGAAAAGCCATAAACATGCCGGGTCGTCGTAGCGGCAAGGGCGGCGGTCCATCTGGCAAGACAACAGTTA
The genomic region above belongs to Chitinivibrionales bacterium and contains:
- a CDS encoding IS1595 family transposase, with translation MLKQFKTLADLYHAFRDNNVALAHFRTIRWRNGEFCPHCGHHEIYYPKKGARFACAQCGERFSILTGTIFENTKLPLKVWFGAIWLISNHPKGIASTTLARDLGITQKSAWFILHRLRHAARTQSFNTPPLKGTVEIDETFVGGKAINMPGRRSGKGGGPSGKTTVIGAVERGGDVVAIVSPDYLDSDKAQAFVDAVVSPKAEMVVTDAGTPYIGLEGYQHEIVNHNLGEIKRGAAHTNSIESVWAQLKRQINGTHHWVSAKHLQQYVSEMTWLMNHRDLTPQERVNALFTAVEGRLTYDTLIGAANE